Within Eggerthella sp. YY7918, the genomic segment CCTTGATACTGAATACATATTCACAAGCGCGGGCCAAACCCGCACGCGCGTACAGGCATTTGTAGAAACCCTCACGGAAGGTGGTCGCTAACATGAAGCCCGGACTTGAACGCTTTTACGCCTACCGCGACGTGTTTGCTGGAGGCATTGCCCAATTGGAGGCGGCTCCTGAGCTTGACGACCTCTCCGTTTTACAGCTCGACTTCTTCAAGCTCGCCCTCAAGCACGCAGAGCGCATGATCCATGCCATCGAAAACGACGAGCCTATCGTTTCGGAATGGTATGGCAATGCCTGCGAAATCTATGCCGCCATGGATCTGACGCATTTCTGCCCTGTTGACCTCATTATCGCCACGCAGCCGTTCTTCGATACGGTTGAGCGCATGCACGAAGGTGACACCCCGCACGATTCATGCGGCCTTATCGAACTTGCCGTGGATGGCGTTCGGCGCGGTATCGTGCCTACCCCCACCGTCATCACCGGCATGCTTGAGCCCTGCGACGCACAAAGTCTCATGCATGAAGCATGGGAAACGGTGGAGGGCTGGGAAAACATTCCCACCATCTCGCTCGACCCGCCGTACGGCTACGGCGATGAGGATATTCGGTACTTCGCCGATCAGCTCAAGCGGGAAGTGGCTTTCCTGGAAGAGCATACGGGGCACACGATGGACTGGGATGAGCTGCGCCGCGTCTGCGAGGAAACCAATAAGATGAATGCCGCTTGGGACGATCTTAACCATTGCCTCATGCAGAAGCCCTGTCCGCTTCATTCCCTCCAAGCGGCCGAATGGGGTTGGAGCGCCGCGCTCCACATCAATTGGCCAGGCGATCCCGAAGCGACTGCGTTTTTTGAAAACATGGCAAGCACCGCGGCTGCACGCGTTGAGCAGGGCATTGGCGCGATACCCAAAGAACAGATTCGTATTCTCTGGGCCGATCTGAACGGATCATGGGCGCAAAATGCCATCGGACCTTGGCTTGAAGAAACCTATGGCGCCGTCATGGTAAACAGTTTCGCCGGTCGGACCCCCTACACGCCCATTGATACCTCAACGCCGGAAAGCATGCTGTTCGGCTTGGCGCGCAAAGGCATCAACGAGGTCCCTATGATCCGTCAGGCGCGCGGTACCGTTGATATCTTCCTGCAAGACGTCGCCGATATGTGTCGTGATTACCAGGTGGATTGCGTCTTCTTCCCCAATCACAAGGGACATAAAGACCAGGGCGGAAACATCGGGTATCTACGCGAACTCTGTCGTGAGATGGAAATGCCTTTGCTCTCATTCACGTCTGACATTTTCGATCCCACCTTCCTGCCCATCGACCAATTGCAGCGCATTATCGCTACGTTCTTTGAAACGCAGGGCTGGAAGCCTCTCAAGTAAGTGCGCGAAAGCAAGGCGGGCGGCCAGGCGCAGGCCCGCCTTGCTCGCTTTGCATCCTGCGCCCATCAAGACGGGGGGAAGTCATGTATGTTCTTGGATGTGACCTTGGGTCAACCGCTGGCAAAGCGGTTATGCTTGAGACGACCGAAGGCACCGAAGATACGGTCCGCATAGTTGCTTGGGCAATAGAGCCCTCTGGTTTTTCACCTGACGAAACGGCGCAGCTGGTCATTGATCGCATGTGCAATGATTTGGAGATGGCCGAGCAAATCCACATCGCAGCATCCTGCTGTACCGGATATGGTCGCGAGCATGTTCAAAGCATCCCTCACAATGTCTCGGAGATATCGTGCCACGCCCGCGGCGCGCATTTTCTGCATCGTACCGCTCGCACCATCATCGATGTAGGAGGTCAGGATGTAAAAGTAATCGCACTCAGCAAAACGGGCAAGGTGCTCGACTTCGCCATGAACGACAAGTGTGCAGCGGGCACCGGCAAGTTCTTCGAGGCCATGGCCCGCACGTTGCGCTGCAGCGTTCAAGAGCTGGGAGACCTTTCGCTTGGCAGCACCGAGCCCGCTCCCATTTCAAGCACCTGCTCGGTATTTGCCGAAAGCGAAGTGATCACCCACATAAACAAGGGAGTCCCGCGAGCCGATATCGCAGGTGGAATCCATGAATCCATCGCTCGGCGACTCACGGCCATGGTAAATCGCGTCGGCCTTGCCGAAGACGTCATCCTCACCGGCGGATGTGCGAAAAACAAGGGCCTGCGTGCCGCCCTTGAGCATATGCTCGGTATAAGGTTGGCAGAACTTCCTTGCGATCCGCAAATCAACGGCGCTTTGGGCGCAGCGCTTTTCGCACTGGACGCCTACCGCGATCAAAACAATCCTGCAGTTGAATCCCACGCAGAACGGAACACTCATGCATAGCTTCGACGAGCTCATTTTACAAACTCGCGACGTATTGCATGCACACGACGCGCGTGGGTCGGCTTTTTCCGCGGCAGAACACACGCTGCCAATCCCACCCTTGGAAGAACTTCCCATTCCCGTTGGACCCCATGTCGGTAGAGGCATTGTTCTGCGCGCCAACACCGCCGTCGAGCTGGGCGGCACAACAAACGACTCGTGCGCCCTTGTTTTAGCCACAAGCGACACTTCTCTTGTGCGCGATGGGTACGTATCGCTCTTTGGCCCAGATATTGCTCAACTTCGCTCGTCCGACTCCGCAGAAACGGCTGTCCACACCCCGTTCGCCCAAATCATTTTCGTGGCGGGAGAAAACCTTGCACCGGATGATTTTTCCGCGCTTGAACAATGCCAACGGGCGAAAGATTACATTGACGGGTATTTGGTACGAAGCTTTACCGGGCAAGTGCACAGCCGCGTTTCGCGTCAGCTTGCCGACCGTGGCTTCACCTTGGCCATGTTGGCAAGCGCGCTATCCCATATAGTTAAACAAGCCTGCCCCGCTGCCCAAAGCGTTGAGGTTGCGTTTGCCACCGAACCAGACAGGGTCCAACGGTGTATCCCCGTGCGCGATGCCTGGATAGCCTCATCGCACGATTTGCGAAAAGCCCGTTGGCTGGAAAAGGGGATCGACATCGACTGCCCCGCGGGCGGGCATTGCGGATCATGCGCCGATAAAGCAACCTGCGACCGCGTACGCGCCATAG encodes:
- a CDS encoding 2-hydroxyacyl-CoA dehydratase family protein translates to MKPGLERFYAYRDVFAGGIAQLEAAPELDDLSVLQLDFFKLALKHAERMIHAIENDEPIVSEWYGNACEIYAAMDLTHFCPVDLIIATQPFFDTVERMHEGDTPHDSCGLIELAVDGVRRGIVPTPTVITGMLEPCDAQSLMHEAWETVEGWENIPTISLDPPYGYGDEDIRYFADQLKREVAFLEEHTGHTMDWDELRRVCEETNKMNAAWDDLNHCLMQKPCPLHSLQAAEWGWSAALHINWPGDPEATAFFENMASTAAARVEQGIGAIPKEQIRILWADLNGSWAQNAIGPWLEETYGAVMVNSFAGRTPYTPIDTSTPESMLFGLARKGINEVPMIRQARGTVDIFLQDVADMCRDYQVDCVFFPNHKGHKDQGGNIGYLRELCREMEMPLLSFTSDIFDPTFLPIDQLQRIIATFFETQGWKPLK
- a CDS encoding acyl-CoA dehydratase activase, whose protein sequence is MYVLGCDLGSTAGKAVMLETTEGTEDTVRIVAWAIEPSGFSPDETAQLVIDRMCNDLEMAEQIHIAASCCTGYGREHVQSIPHNVSEISCHARGAHFLHRTARTIIDVGGQDVKVIALSKTGKVLDFAMNDKCAAGTGKFFEAMARTLRCSVQELGDLSLGSTEPAPISSTCSVFAESEVITHINKGVPRADIAGGIHESIARRLTAMVNRVGLAEDVILTGGCAKNKGLRAALEHMLGIRLAELPCDPQINGALGAALFALDAYRDQNNPAVESHAERNTHA